In a genomic window of Arthrobacter woluwensis:
- a CDS encoding nuclear transport factor 2 family protein: protein MNTTTTTRDVVDAFFACFAAGDLDAVTALFAPDFTLTVHGSPRTPWAGSRHRREELDGFFSAFGALGPATEYAVEHLVVDGEHAVAIGRNAFPVTATGKTFTNAFALHFTVADGLITGYRMHEDSYAIDQAFTAS, encoded by the coding sequence ATGAACACCACCACGACCACACGCGACGTCGTCGACGCCTTCTTCGCTTGCTTCGCGGCCGGCGACCTCGACGCCGTCACAGCACTCTTCGCACCCGACTTCACCCTGACGGTCCACGGCAGCCCCCGCACACCCTGGGCGGGCAGCCGCCACCGCCGCGAAGAACTCGACGGCTTCTTCTCCGCCTTCGGCGCCCTGGGGCCCGCCACCGAGTACGCGGTCGAGCACCTGGTGGTCGACGGCGAGCACGCCGTCGCGATCGGCCGCAACGCCTTTCCCGTCACGGCGACGGGAAAGACCTTCACGAACGCCTTCGCGCTGCACTTCACCGTGGCCGACGGCCTGATCACCGGATACCGGATGCACGAGGACTCGTACGCCATCGACCAGGCCTTCACCGCCTCCTGA